Genomic DNA from Paramisgurnus dabryanus chromosome 11, PD_genome_1.1, whole genome shotgun sequence:
CTGTGGACGGAATGTTGGATTGATATCGACAGAACGCCTAAAGAATAATTGGACAACATAAAGTGTTATCTTTTAGTTTAAAAGCAAACTAGTATGTAGGTGCATTATAATAAAAGGTAGCTAAAATGTACTTGACTGTGTGAAATGTAATCACAACGTAAGCATTAAGTGAATGTGCTGGACGAACATTTACTTACAAAACCAACTGAAGAGAAAAGACTGTGAACAAACTCAGAACACGATGGATTTTTTAGGTGCCCATTTAGTTTGCCCTGTCaagaatagatagatagagattgGTATGAAATACTACTTACAGAAAAGATGCATGCAAAATGACATCTTAAATTTTAGGTaaaacacacactgtaaaagatacacagtgtttttgtcaaaccaacaacatatatttttatgttactttaaatttatgttatttaaaaaaataagttaaacaatttctaCTTGATTTTATGAGTTGTCAACTTTTCAcgagccaaaacttaaaatagtaggttgaattgacttccAAAACCAAgttcatgctgcattttatttacagtgtacagtGCAGTCTTTTTACTATTCTAAGAGTTTTGATGAAAgttttgaaaatacattttattaaaacttTGATGGAAGATAAATGGAAAATGATCCAATAGCCAAACCATTTCTCGTGCTTTGGAAACATGTTGAGACAGAGTCAGAGTTATAAAGCTGTTGTAATGAAAGCCTTCTAAACTGTAAAGTGCTTATGGTAGCAGTCTTAACCTGTAGGCGATTGCAAAAAATTGATATGACTTACCAGGAGATTGAACCCATACTTTATTTTCTGTAGACAGGATACATACTCCTCCACAGTGGGTAAATTTCCagctataataataatataagacatttttatttttattaaaaagcttCATATCATAATAGCATCTTAAGACAAATGCtgtatttaaaatagtttaccaggtttttttgcatttttgtctttcttttttttcttgctTCCACTATTGTTTGGCAAAACCGAGGCAACTTTATTTATGAAGATCTCAATGTCAGCAGCTACATGGTTAAAGATTTCCTGTAAAAGAATGTAGGGAAAttgttaaataaatgaatggagAGATGGATGGGATGGTGAGATAAGATTTTTGGCTTGTCAATAAAAATCAACTGACTGCATTCCTTTCCATGTCAGTGTATGGAGGTGGAGTCGGCTCCTGCTCGTACTGCATAGGGCCATATGGGGGTAATGGCTCTAAATCTTCTAAAAACGCATAATTAATAAGCACATTTTAACCATGAGACAAATAGGTATATTTTTGATTCGTTCATTTTAAATGATTCTGTGATCACCGTAGTTCGGATAGCTGTTAAACTGTGGAGGGGGTGTAGATGGCTGTGCTGAGATAGTTGATCTTCTGATGCTGCCTGGAAAACCATGGCCGATGATGTTTTCTAGGTTACTCCTGTTAAATAAGAAACGTACAAATATATAGATGTTTACCATTATTACGTTCCTTAGCAGCACCTTAAAATCCATTTAAGGCAAAGGCCAGTTTATCAGGATATACAATATAATGAGTttactaaaatgttttactgaCCTGATGTCCATTTGTGGCTCCACTCCGCCTTGCTGTATTGCTTTATTCAGATCATTTAATATGTCTTGAGCCTATAAAATTTCATTTAGGTCAATGATATATACTAGGGAATGAAATGAACTCCCACAATCTGTTCTACTTTTGGGAAAATTATTGTGGAATGCTACAAGATAACGTATGATCTTAGTACTACTGACAGATGTCTCATAATTTACTTTTGTAGCTACATTTTAGATTGTGATCCTCACCCCACTATCCTCACATTGGAAGAGAAAGACCTGTGGAGTTCTCTGGCCGTAATCCTGAACCGTGATTATCAAAAGGGAGTCATACACACAACTGTCCAGGACACTGTTTGTCTTCTTGATGCTGTTCAGATGAACAGACTCCAAAACCTCCTACAATTCCAGGAAATAAGAGATATGAATGATTTACAATTGGGTGTTAATAATGATTAGCATAAAATATAGGATCAAGCAGAAAGTGCTATACTTTTGTCTCTATGTCACACAGTTGTAGGTAGTTCCCCTTGACCTCCATGGTCATGTCTTGACCCCACACTTTTCCTTTACTGTCCAGACTCTTCAGTTTGTTCACACAGTCCTCAATGGTGCTCACCTGTCGCCCATCTAACTCACAGGTGAACAGGTGCTGAGGAAGTTAAAACACTGTTACTATGACAACAACTTTTCTGTTGAGTTGAATGAAAATCTCTAGTTGGTGGAAATGTTGGTCCTGtttgctttttttacatttcatatCCTGCTGTAGTGAAACTGGGTGGTGGTTATACAGTGTTACTGTATTACAGATTATGATCATTAGACTATAATATAATATGGGTCATttataggggtgtaacgatattTCGCAATACAC
This window encodes:
- the eps8l3b gene encoding epidermal growth factor receptor kinase substrate 8-like protein 3b isoform X2; this translates as MYNYIAVFQTIKHLQHLFTCELDGRQVSTIEDCVNKLKSLDSKGKVWGQDMTMEVKGNYLQLCDIETKEVLESVHLNSIKKTNSVLDSCVYDSLLIITVQDYGQRTPQVFLFQCEDSGAQDILNDLNKAIQQGGVEPQMDIRSNLENIIGHGFPGSIRRSTISAQPSTPPPQFNSYPNYEDLEPLPPYGPMQYEQEPTPPPYTDMERNAEIFNHVAADIEIFINKVASVLPNNSGSKKKKKDKNAKKPAGNLPTVEEYVSCLQKIKYGFNLLGKLNGHLKNPSCSEFVHSLFSSVGFAFCRYQSNIPSTVLSPMLTEKALELLESIVTSEEDKLWRSLGDSWNVPRSKWPNGDQIPAYFPVFYDGWQPPPPIPSQSSFSRRQSQQSNRSIIQRPPEQDNRPWSPPPFRPAEPPLLMRVIYDFMARNIQELNVMKGDVVQVMDKSRQWWKVKNNRGEEGHVPPNVLEPVDREVPTANHGRSGQNMRGPPSLDMKSRPEEVRAWLQYKGFSKMTMQSLGVFNGAMLLGMRQDDIRAICPDEGNRVFFQLQSVRSAIALASEAEHYYGAR